The Thermococcus sibiricus MM 739 DNA window TCAGTGATGTGGAAAGAAGGAATTGTCATAGAATATTCTTCTAGTGAGCCCATTCATTTAATTTTTAAATGGCTGGTAGGAATTTCTGAGAAAATTACTGATAATATACTTGTCTTGGATGTTTTAGATATTTTATCAATGTTGAAATTAAATCTTGATATTGCTGGCAAGGATACATCTTTCACACATGAGCTTGATGTAATAAAAATAGGGGGGAACATAAAGCTTGGCAAGATGATAGGTTATTTGGACCCCCACCAAGATATTACAGTATATGCCTCTAGATATTCTAAAATTCTTCGGGAATACTATGAAACCCACAAAAATATAGTGTACTTCATCTTTGGAATTGAAAGGCTTGTACATCTCCAGGAAAGGGAAGAGGTATTTGAATTATATGCTACAAATTACACACGCTATGTTTTTGGTGATGAAGAGAGGGTAGGAATTTATTTCATAAACAGGGATATAGCGACAAAGGCATTGCTCTTGCAATTAGAAGAGGCAGCTTCTAGAGTGCTGGAGGTTATCCATGAAGAAGGAACATTAAAAATTAAAATTAGGAAGTCTCCACGTTTGGAGGATTATGGAAAGGAATTTAAGATCCCTCTTGAGGATCTTTGTCATTTAAAATTTTAGTTTCAATTTCATTGAGCACTTTTCTAGTTTCTTCACTTAATAAACTTTCAAGCTCTTCTCGAGCTGCTTTGGCAAGCTCAAATTTTGATTGGTATTCCTTTGATACCTCTACCCAAGGAATCTTTTTTCCTTCTACAAAGACGTCGATATCGGCAAACCTTTGGTATCCTTTGTATTCTAGACCTTTAAGAAGAAACTTTATTCTAAGTGGATCTTCCCATGTTATGAGTTTTATTTTGTAGACTCTAATTCTCATGAAAGGCCTTGGATAGTCCCAGTCCCATCCTTCACTCACAACGTATCCCAAGTCAAGGTCTTCAAGCACAAGAAGTACTCTTTCTATATTTTCGTCATACCTCTTTTCGTTATCGTATATTCTTATGGTTATTTCTTGCCATCCTTCAGGGAGCAGCTTAAAGAGTAGAATTGGTAAGTCCGTTCTAAGAGTTCTATAAACTTCTATAAAGTTCTTTTTGATTAAGAAGGACCCTTTTATGTCCTTTATATTAACATGGTCAACAAGTTTTTTGTCCGTCACAATGAGTAATGTATCTTTCTCCTCTCCTTCATTCACTCCCCGTGCGAAGCTGGTCTCTATTGCCCCATATCTTTGAGGTACTATCTCTGCAGTTTTTTCCGCTTCTTTTGGAACTCGAAGAAGTATTATTTGGGGCCCAAGGTTAGCTCTTTCAAAAGGGGCCTTTGCATTCAAAAGTTCTTTTAACACGCTGTCACTTCTCATCTCTATCAAAAAAGCCCCTCTCCTTAAGTCTAAAATGGTTTTCCATTCCTCTGATGGAGTTACAAAAACAATAGTATTTAGTTCCCCGCTTTTGTTCCAAGCCTCATCAACCGAAGTCTTTGAGACACTGAATAGATTGCCAATGAACTTCTCTCCTTCTTCAATATTCGAAGTTCTCAAAAAGAGCATCGACGGCCCAAAACGCATTAACC harbors:
- a CDS encoding DUF257 family protein, translated to MEYAKSVMWKEGIVIEYSSSEPIHLIFKWLVGISEKITDNILVLDVLDILSMLKLNLDIAGKDTSFTHELDVIKIGGNIKLGKMIGYLDPHQDITVYASRYSKILREYYETHKNIVYFIFGIERLVHLQEREEVFELYATNYTRYVFGDEERVGIYFINRDIATKALLLQLEEAASRVLEVIHEEGTLKIKIRKSPRLEDYGKEFKIPLEDLCHLKF